One genomic segment of Amycolatopsis sp. Hca4 includes these proteins:
- a CDS encoding LLM class flavin-dependent oxidoreductase yields MRFSVLDRSPVRRDRGPAQALRDTVAFAAGIERLGYHRFWVSEHHGVPGVAGSAPTVLAAAVAGATSRIRVGTGGVMLPNHRPLVVAEQFGVLEALHPGRIDMGLGRSVGFTGGVRSALGHGKEAADDFGAQVRELLGFFTGEHAYPGVHAYPAEGLRVPPFLLATGSGADLAAELGLPLVIAPVRGEAALAEAVTRYRDGFRPSEWAREPYVVVSSAIAVADSAAAARRLLVSEAWATVYSRSHGVFPPLDPPGDVLAGPMTDRERRRLEETLDSQISGTTAEVADRLGRLVALTGADEILATTAAHDQSARFDSFAALAELAGLCQPIS; encoded by the coding sequence GTGAGGTTCTCCGTGCTCGACCGCTCGCCCGTGCGGCGGGATCGCGGGCCCGCGCAGGCGCTGCGGGACACCGTCGCCTTCGCCGCGGGCATCGAACGGCTGGGCTACCACCGGTTCTGGGTGTCCGAGCACCACGGCGTGCCCGGCGTTGCCGGCTCCGCGCCGACCGTGCTGGCCGCCGCCGTCGCCGGGGCGACCAGCCGGATCCGGGTCGGGACCGGGGGTGTCATGCTGCCCAACCACCGGCCGCTGGTCGTCGCGGAGCAGTTCGGCGTACTGGAAGCGCTTCACCCCGGCCGGATCGACATGGGGCTCGGCCGGTCCGTCGGCTTCACCGGCGGCGTCCGATCGGCGCTGGGGCACGGCAAAGAGGCCGCCGACGACTTCGGCGCGCAGGTCCGCGAGCTGCTCGGGTTCTTCACCGGGGAACACGCTTACCCCGGCGTGCACGCCTACCCCGCCGAAGGCCTGCGCGTGCCGCCGTTCCTGCTGGCCACCGGGTCCGGTGCGGACCTCGCCGCGGAGCTCGGGCTGCCGCTGGTGATCGCGCCGGTGCGCGGTGAAGCGGCACTGGCCGAGGCTGTGACGCGGTACCGGGACGGGTTTCGCCCGTCCGAGTGGGCGCGCGAACCGTACGTCGTCGTCTCCTCGGCGATCGCGGTGGCGGACTCCGCGGCGGCCGCCCGCCGCCTGCTCGTCTCGGAGGCCTGGGCGACGGTCTATTCGCGCTCCCACGGCGTCTTCCCGCCCCTGGACCCGCCCGGCGACGTCCTCGCGGGACCGATGACCGACCGCGAGCGACGGCGGCTCGAAGAGACGCTGGACAGCCAGATTTCGGGCACGACCGCCGAAGTGGCCGACCGGCTGGGCCGGCTCGTCGCGCTCACCGGCGCGGACGAAATCCTGGCCACGACCGCCGCCCACGACCAATCCGCGCGGTTCGATTCCTTCGCCGCGCTGGCCGAACTGGCGGGGCTGTGTCAGCCCATTTCCTGA
- a CDS encoding S1 RNA-binding domain-containing protein has protein sequence MTPWQEFLAAHAEGGVLDGVVVRVVPFGAFVEVADGIHGLLVTDAAPEAGTRLPVRIEAVDVERRRFSLVKA, from the coding sequence ATGACCCCGTGGCAGGAGTTCCTCGCGGCCCACGCCGAGGGCGGCGTCCTCGACGGCGTCGTGGTCCGGGTGGTGCCGTTCGGTGCGTTCGTCGAGGTCGCGGACGGCATCCACGGCCTGCTGGTGACCGACGCGGCACCGGAAGCCGGAACGCGGCTGCCGGTCCGCATCGAAGCCGTCGACGTGGAACGGCGCCGGTTCAGCCTGGTGAAGGCGTGA
- a CDS encoding maleylpyruvate isomerase N-terminal domain-containing protein — translation MDLFSRTWAALRAAVAALPGSEFAKPSGCRGWLVRDLVCHLVIDAQDVLITLATPASSPVTHDAITYWAVSSSLPSGEDPLSALIVRLAAAYEDPALLKFHLDDVGSAAGRAADLADPGMRVSTQEMVLTAGDYLAAYVLEWTLHHLDLVAHVPSVAGPPSEGLARTRAMVEKIAGARFPASMPDEDVLLVATGRRNATAAERAALGDLAARLPLVLG, via the coding sequence GTGGATCTTTTTTCGCGCACGTGGGCGGCGTTGCGCGCCGCGGTCGCGGCCCTTCCCGGCTCCGAGTTCGCGAAGCCGTCCGGCTGCCGGGGGTGGCTGGTCCGGGACCTGGTCTGCCACCTGGTGATCGACGCGCAGGACGTGCTGATCACCCTCGCCACCCCGGCGTCCTCGCCGGTGACGCACGACGCGATCACGTACTGGGCGGTGTCTTCTTCGCTTCCCTCGGGCGAAGACCCGCTGTCGGCGCTGATCGTCCGGCTGGCGGCGGCGTACGAGGACCCGGCGCTGCTGAAGTTCCACCTGGACGACGTGGGATCGGCGGCCGGCCGGGCGGCGGACCTGGCGGACCCGGGCATGCGGGTGTCGACGCAGGAAATGGTCTTGACCGCGGGCGACTACCTGGCGGCGTACGTGCTGGAGTGGACACTGCACCACCTGGACCTGGTGGCGCACGTGCCGTCGGTGGCGGGGCCGCCGTCGGAGGGGCTGGCGCGGACGCGGGCGATGGTGGAGAAGATCGCGGGGGCGCGGTTCCCGGCGTCGATGCCGGACGAGGACGTGCTGCTGGTGGCCACCGGGCGCCGCAACGCCACGGCCGCCGAGCGCGCCGCACTGGGCGACCTGGCCGCGCGGCTGCCGCTGGTGCTCGGGTGA
- a CDS encoding CdaR family transcriptional regulator codes for MTSLRHVLATLGEPLVEVVVAPHGLGVPVSDVVILDPEDPLEASAGDLVLVIGARGRAAAAAIRAAGRGGAAAVAVKGATGADVAADAGVALLTVGAEARWEQVESLARGVVEAARAGGEAASGEVLGDLFALAQTIATLTGGLVSIEDTANRVLAYSRAGDEVDELRRLSILGREGPERYLAMLREWGVYQRLRAGEGIVRIDERPELGIRRRIAAGIHAGKQPLGTIWVQEGAQPLTERAETALLGASRTLAPQLIRARTLPSPELRLREDLLASLLEGRLDAESVADDIGADPARPAQVLAFSLERSDNRQLRRAELVHLIAVHTAAYRRSALVSVIGGRVYALLPDLPEHSDAAVLALAREITATARRHLDVPVRAALGGVVPRLSEAAASRGDADRVLAAMTRGNWAADVASLADVRAEVLLSEVLAYLSSQPRIRDPRLTALVEHDAEHGGILVPAVLAWLNAFGDVRAAARVLNIHPNTVRYRVRRAAEVSGVDFDDPAQRLLTELQLRL; via the coding sequence GTGACGTCGCTGCGCCACGTCCTGGCGACACTGGGCGAGCCGCTCGTCGAGGTCGTCGTGGCTCCGCACGGCCTGGGCGTTCCGGTCTCCGACGTCGTGATCCTCGACCCCGAGGACCCGCTCGAAGCCTCGGCAGGCGACCTGGTGCTGGTGATCGGCGCCCGCGGCCGGGCGGCGGCCGCGGCCATCCGCGCGGCCGGGCGCGGCGGCGCGGCCGCGGTGGCGGTCAAGGGCGCCACGGGTGCCGACGTCGCCGCCGACGCGGGCGTCGCGCTGCTCACGGTCGGCGCGGAGGCGCGCTGGGAGCAGGTGGAGTCGCTGGCGCGCGGGGTCGTCGAAGCGGCCCGCGCGGGCGGCGAAGCGGCCAGCGGCGAGGTGCTCGGCGACCTGTTCGCGCTGGCCCAGACGATCGCGACGCTCACCGGCGGCCTGGTCAGCATCGAGGACACGGCGAACCGCGTGCTCGCGTACTCCCGGGCCGGCGACGAGGTCGACGAGCTGCGGCGGCTGTCCATCCTCGGTCGCGAGGGGCCGGAGCGTTACCTCGCGATGCTCCGCGAATGGGGCGTCTACCAGCGGCTTCGCGCCGGGGAAGGGATCGTCCGGATCGACGAGCGCCCCGAGCTCGGCATCCGGCGGCGCATCGCGGCAGGCATCCACGCCGGCAAGCAGCCGCTCGGCACCATCTGGGTCCAGGAAGGCGCGCAGCCGCTCACCGAACGGGCCGAGACGGCGCTGCTCGGAGCGAGCCGCACGCTGGCCCCGCAGCTGATCCGGGCCCGCACGCTGCCCAGCCCGGAGCTGCGGCTGCGCGAAGACCTCCTGGCCAGCCTGCTGGAAGGCCGGCTGGACGCGGAGTCCGTCGCCGACGACATCGGGGCGGACCCGGCGCGGCCCGCGCAGGTGCTGGCGTTTTCGCTGGAACGGTCGGACAACCGGCAGCTGCGGCGGGCCGAGCTGGTCCACCTGATCGCCGTCCACACCGCGGCCTACCGGCGCAGCGCGCTGGTGAGCGTGATCGGCGGCCGCGTCTACGCGCTGCTGCCGGACCTGCCCGAGCACTCGGACGCGGCGGTGCTGGCGCTGGCCCGCGAGATCACCGCGACGGCCCGCCGTCACCTGGACGTCCCGGTCCGCGCGGCGCTCGGCGGCGTCGTCCCCCGGCTGTCGGAGGCGGCGGCGTCCCGCGGCGACGCCGACCGCGTCCTGGCGGCGATGACCCGCGGGAACTGGGCCGCGGACGTCGCTTCGCTGGCCGACGTCCGCGCCGAGGTGCTGCTCTCGGAGGTGCTGGCCTACCTGAGTTCGCAGCCGCGCATCCGCGACCCGCGGCTGACGGCGCTGGTGGAGCACGACGCGGAACACGGCGGGATCCTCGTGCCGGCCGTGCTGGCCTGGCTGAACGCGTTCGGCGACGTCCGCGCGGCGGCCCGGGTGCTCAACATCCACCCGAACACCGTCCGGTACCGCGTCCGGCGCGCGGCCGAAGTGTCCGGAGTGGACTTCGACGACCCGGCGCAACGGCTTCTAACTGAGCTGCAGCTGCGGCTGTGA
- the pruA gene encoding L-glutamate gamma-semialdehyde dehydrogenase, whose amino-acid sequence MDAVTQTPAPKNEPVLTYAPGSAERAELEGALKRLGQAEPVDLTVTIGGEQRPGGGEKIDVVQPHNHAHVLGTIHSATQQDANDAIAAAAKAAPEWRALSYDDRAAILLRAADLLTGKWRATLNAATMLGQSKTATQAEIDSACELADFWRFNVEFGRRILAEQPISSPGVWNRMEHRPLEGFVYAITPFNFTAIAGNLPTAPALMGNTVLWKPSPTQSFAAHLTMRLLEEAGMPPGVINLLPGDGKAVSEVALTHRDLAGIHFTGSTATFQHLWGTVGANIAGYRGYPRLVGETGGKDFVLAHASADVDVLRTALVRGAFEYQGQKCSAASRAYIPRSVWNELKDGLVAETEALSYGDVTDLSHFGGAVIDRRAFTKHAGLFDRVKNDASVEVLTGGTADDSVGYFVKPTILVSDDPKHEIFSTEYFGPILSVFVYEDGGFDDVLKLIDTSAAYALTGAVIANDRTAVAKASEALKFAAGNFYVNDKPTGAVVGQQPFGGARASGTNDKAGSVFNLLRWTSPRSVKETFVPPTSVRYPHQG is encoded by the coding sequence GTGGACGCCGTGACCCAGACCCCCGCCCCGAAGAACGAGCCGGTGCTGACCTACGCGCCGGGCAGCGCTGAGCGCGCGGAACTCGAGGGTGCGCTCAAGCGGCTGGGCCAGGCGGAACCGGTCGACCTGACCGTCACCATCGGCGGCGAGCAGCGCCCCGGTGGCGGCGAGAAGATCGACGTCGTCCAGCCGCACAACCACGCGCACGTGCTGGGCACCATCCACAGCGCGACGCAGCAGGACGCGAACGACGCCATCGCGGCCGCCGCGAAGGCCGCGCCGGAGTGGCGCGCGTTGTCCTACGACGACCGCGCCGCGATCCTGCTGCGCGCGGCCGACCTGCTCACCGGCAAGTGGCGCGCCACGCTGAACGCGGCCACCATGCTCGGCCAGTCCAAGACCGCGACGCAGGCCGAGATCGACTCCGCCTGCGAGCTGGCCGACTTCTGGCGCTTCAACGTCGAGTTCGGCCGCCGCATCCTCGCCGAGCAGCCGATCAGCTCGCCGGGCGTGTGGAACCGGATGGAGCACCGGCCGCTCGAAGGCTTCGTCTACGCGATCACGCCGTTCAACTTCACCGCGATCGCCGGCAACCTGCCCACCGCGCCCGCGCTGATGGGCAACACCGTGCTGTGGAAGCCGTCGCCGACGCAGTCGTTCGCCGCGCACCTGACCATGCGGCTGCTCGAAGAGGCCGGCATGCCGCCGGGCGTGATCAACCTGCTGCCGGGCGACGGCAAGGCCGTCTCCGAGGTCGCGCTGACCCACCGCGACCTGGCCGGCATCCACTTCACCGGCTCGACCGCGACCTTCCAGCACCTGTGGGGCACGGTCGGCGCGAACATCGCCGGCTACCGCGGCTACCCGCGGCTGGTCGGCGAGACCGGCGGCAAGGACTTCGTGCTCGCGCACGCCTCCGCCGACGTCGACGTGCTGCGTACGGCGCTGGTCCGCGGCGCCTTCGAGTACCAGGGCCAGAAGTGCTCCGCCGCTTCGCGCGCGTACATCCCGCGCAGCGTCTGGAACGAGCTCAAGGACGGCCTGGTGGCCGAGACCGAGGCGCTGTCCTACGGCGACGTCACGGACCTCTCGCACTTCGGCGGCGCGGTCATCGACCGGCGGGCGTTCACCAAGCACGCCGGCCTGTTCGACCGCGTGAAGAACGACGCGTCCGTCGAGGTCCTCACCGGCGGCACCGCCGACGACAGCGTCGGCTACTTCGTGAAGCCGACGATCCTCGTCTCGGACGACCCGAAGCACGAGATCTTCTCGACCGAGTACTTCGGCCCGATCCTGTCGGTGTTCGTCTACGAGGACGGTGGCTTCGACGACGTCCTGAAGCTGATCGACACCTCCGCCGCGTACGCGCTGACCGGCGCGGTCATCGCCAACGACCGCACGGCCGTGGCGAAGGCGTCCGAGGCGCTGAAGTTCGCCGCGGGCAACTTCTACGTCAACGACAAGCCGACCGGCGCGGTCGTCGGCCAGCAGCCGTTCGGCGGGGCGCGGGCCTCGGGCACCAACGACAAGGCCGGCTCGGTGTTCAACCTGCTCCGCTGGACGAGCCCGCGCTCGGTCAAGGAGACGTTCGTGCCGCCGACCAGCGTGCGTTACCCGCACCAGGGCTGA
- a CDS encoding proline dehydrogenase family protein, which yields MLRAPLLAAARSQGIRRLVEAVPATRSVVRRFVAGSETADAVRVARELAADGRRITLDHLGEDTTDAAQAAATVAAYEAVLSALAAEGLAEGADVSVKLSAVGQFLPSNGEDVALENARKICAAAEAVGATVTLDMEDHTTTDSTLGILRELRGEYPWVGAVLQAYLRRTEQDCRELSGPGSRVRLCKGAYAEPESVAFPEKSEVDKSYVRCLRVLMAGQGYPMVASHDPRMIEIAAALAEQNGRTDDDHEFQMLYGIRPEEQARIAASGARMRVYVPYGDEWYGYFMRRLAERPANLAFFLRGLATRS from the coding sequence ATGCTGCGTGCCCCGCTGCTCGCCGCCGCCCGTTCGCAGGGCATCCGGCGGCTCGTCGAGGCCGTGCCCGCCACGCGATCCGTGGTGCGCCGGTTCGTCGCCGGGTCCGAGACCGCCGACGCCGTGCGCGTGGCCAGGGAACTGGCCGCCGACGGGCGCCGGATCACCCTCGACCACCTCGGCGAGGACACCACCGACGCCGCGCAGGCGGCCGCGACCGTGGCGGCCTACGAAGCCGTGCTGTCGGCGCTGGCGGCCGAGGGGCTGGCCGAAGGGGCCGACGTCTCGGTGAAGCTGTCGGCGGTGGGGCAGTTCCTGCCGTCGAACGGCGAGGACGTCGCCCTGGAGAACGCGCGCAAGATCTGCGCGGCGGCCGAGGCGGTCGGCGCGACGGTCACGCTCGACATGGAGGACCACACCACCACGGACTCGACGCTCGGCATCCTGCGCGAGCTGCGCGGCGAATACCCGTGGGTGGGCGCGGTGCTGCAGGCCTACCTGCGGCGCACCGAGCAGGACTGCCGGGAGCTGTCCGGGCCCGGCTCGCGGGTGCGGCTGTGCAAAGGTGCCTACGCCGAGCCGGAATCGGTGGCGTTCCCGGAGAAGTCCGAAGTGGACAAGTCCTACGTCCGCTGCCTGCGCGTCCTGATGGCTGGCCAGGGCTACCCGATGGTGGCCTCGCACGACCCGCGGATGATCGAGATCGCCGCCGCGCTGGCCGAGCAGAACGGCCGGACCGACGACGACCACGAGTTCCAGATGCTCTACGGCATCCGGCCGGAGGAGCAAGCGCGGATCGCCGCCTCGGGGGCACGGATGCGCGTCTACGTGCCCTACGGCGACGAGTGGTACGGCTACTTCATGCGGCGGCTGGCCGAGCGGCCTGCCAACCTGGCGTTCTTCCTGCGCGGGCTCGCCACCCGGTCCTGA
- the trxA gene encoding thioredoxin, whose product MSTVELTAENFDQTVTDNEFVLIDFWASWCGPCRQFAPVYEKASEKHEDIVFASVDTEAQQQLAAAFDVRSIPTLAIIRDKTLIYAQPGALPEAALEDLIKQAREVDMDEVKRKAAEAEAEQA is encoded by the coding sequence ATGAGCACCGTTGAGCTGACCGCCGAGAACTTCGACCAGACGGTAACCGACAACGAGTTCGTCCTGATCGACTTCTGGGCGAGCTGGTGCGGGCCGTGCCGCCAGTTCGCGCCGGTCTACGAAAAGGCCTCCGAGAAGCACGAGGACATCGTCTTCGCGAGCGTCGACACGGAAGCGCAGCAGCAGCTCGCCGCGGCTTTCGACGTCCGCTCGATCCCGACGCTGGCCATCATCCGGGACAAGACGCTGATCTACGCCCAGCCCGGCGCGCTGCCCGAAGCCGCCCTCGAGGACCTGATCAAGCAGGCCCGCGAGGTCGACATGGACGAGGTCAAGCGCAAGGCCGCCGAAGCCGAGGCCGAACAGGCCTGA
- a CDS encoding DUF2630 family protein, whose product MADGEILGRIDELIAEEHELRSRSVGVGLDGDDRTRLTAVEQQLDQCWDLLRQRRAKAEFHENPDEAEARPVSEVESYRQ is encoded by the coding sequence ATGGCCGACGGTGAGATCCTGGGCCGGATCGACGAGCTGATCGCGGAGGAGCACGAGCTCCGCTCGCGGTCGGTCGGCGTGGGCCTCGACGGCGACGACCGCACCCGGCTCACCGCGGTCGAGCAGCAGCTCGACCAGTGCTGGGACCTGCTGCGCCAGCGGCGCGCGAAGGCGGAGTTCCACGAGAACCCGGACGAAGCCGAGGCCCGTCCGGTGTCCGAGGTGGAGTCCTACCGCCAGTAA
- a CDS encoding YciI family protein gives MAKYLLLKHYRGAPAPANCDTTIDQWTPEEIAAHVEYMRDFGDKLVATGEFVEHQALAPEGTFVRYDGEGRPPVTDGPFPETKDLIAGWTVIDVDSYERALELAAELSAAPGPNGEPIHEWLELRPFLAAPPTITE, from the coding sequence ATGGCCAAGTACCTGCTGCTGAAGCACTACCGCGGCGCGCCGGCCCCGGCCAACTGCGACACGACGATCGACCAGTGGACGCCGGAGGAGATCGCCGCGCACGTCGAGTACATGCGGGACTTCGGGGACAAGCTCGTGGCCACCGGCGAGTTCGTCGAGCACCAGGCGCTCGCCCCGGAGGGCACCTTCGTGCGCTACGACGGCGAGGGACGGCCGCCGGTGACCGACGGCCCGTTCCCCGAGACCAAGGACCTCATCGCCGGCTGGACGGTGATCGACGTCGACAGCTACGAGCGGGCCCTCGAGCTGGCCGCCGAGCTGTCGGCGGCGCCCGGCCCGAACGGGGAGCCGATCCACGAGTGGCTCGAGCTGCGCCCGTTCCTGGCCGCGCCGCCCACCATCACGGAATGA
- a CDS encoding RNA polymerase sigma factor, which yields MDESLLRSLTPGVLAVLVRRGAEFAAAEDAVQEALVEALRVWPCDAPRDPKGWLVTVAWRKFLDATRADAARRRREDVVDAEVPPGQATAVDDTLQLYFLCAHPSLTPSSAVALTLRAVGGLTTRQIAQAYLVPEATMAQRISRAKRTVSGVRFDRPGDVATVLRVLYLVFNEGYSGDVDLAAEAIRLTRQLAASIDHPEVAGLLALMLLHHARRPSRTTDGGRLVPLAEQDRSRWDTALITEGVAVLQRALSRDRLGEFQAQAAIAALHADAPDAAETDWVQIVEWYDELVRLTGSPVVRLNRAVAVGEADGPRAGLAALAEVDSAVPRHTAVSAYLHERDGDLETAAKLYADAAAKASSLAEADHLTRQAARLNTRNSRD from the coding sequence GTGGACGAATCCCTGCTCCGCAGCCTCACGCCGGGCGTCCTGGCCGTCCTCGTCCGCCGCGGCGCCGAGTTCGCGGCGGCCGAGGACGCCGTCCAGGAGGCGCTCGTCGAAGCACTGCGCGTCTGGCCGTGCGACGCGCCGCGGGACCCGAAGGGCTGGCTCGTCACCGTGGCGTGGCGGAAGTTCCTCGACGCGACCCGGGCGGATGCCGCCCGGCGGAGGCGCGAGGACGTCGTGGACGCCGAGGTGCCGCCCGGGCAGGCGACGGCCGTGGACGACACGCTGCAGCTGTACTTCCTGTGCGCGCACCCGTCGCTGACGCCGTCGTCGGCGGTCGCGCTCACGCTGCGGGCCGTCGGCGGGCTGACCACCCGGCAGATCGCGCAGGCGTACCTGGTGCCCGAAGCGACCATGGCGCAGCGCATCAGCCGGGCCAAGCGGACCGTGTCCGGCGTGCGGTTCGACCGGCCCGGCGACGTCGCGACCGTGCTGCGCGTCCTCTACCTGGTCTTCAACGAGGGCTATTCCGGGGACGTCGACCTCGCCGCCGAAGCGATCCGGCTGACCCGGCAGCTCGCGGCGTCGATCGACCACCCGGAGGTGGCCGGCCTGCTCGCCCTGATGCTGCTGCACCACGCCCGGCGGCCTTCCCGCACGACGGACGGCGGCCGCCTGGTCCCGCTGGCCGAGCAGGACCGGTCCCGGTGGGACACCGCGCTGATCACCGAGGGGGTTGCCGTCCTGCAGCGGGCGTTGTCCCGTGACCGGCTGGGCGAGTTCCAGGCCCAGGCGGCCATCGCGGCCCTGCACGCCGACGCGCCGGACGCCGCGGAGACCGACTGGGTGCAGATCGTCGAGTGGTACGACGAGCTCGTCCGCCTGACCGGCAGCCCGGTCGTGCGGCTCAACCGCGCGGTCGCCGTCGGCGAAGCGGACGGCCCGCGCGCCGGGCTGGCCGCACTGGCCGAGGTGGACTCCGCGGTCCCGCGTCACACCGCGGTGTCGGCCTACCTCCACGAGCGCGACGGCGACCTGGAGACGGCGGCGAAGCTGTACGCCGACGCCGCGGCCAAGGCGTCCAGCCTCGCCGAAGCCGACCACCTCACCCGCCAGGCCGCCCGCCTCAACACCCGCAACTCGCGTGATTGA
- a CDS encoding alpha/beta hydrolase: MRRRRTRLLAALLVLTAAAGCAAGPSVRPALVENDGKTTGGTPARTPGVPLPPLGEPQSPTLKWADCDDDTRQRIGTPGVPDTLHFTCARVTAPLDSPGEPRRSVVRLLALKAGSGPVPLVVVNDVDGDPGTVYAARLAATLPPAFLEKFSLIGLDRRGTGLSGAAQCIPADIRPDLIAADPAQGGLGDVLDAARKAGQQCAIELDDSQTALDSWRAAGDLDELRKQLGMERLSALGHGDGSKVLAEYAVRFPGQVGRVVLDGVPDPGADTAAVLDAVAAGAQSTWEAFTADCASRHCALGDPTAALTALADQLRRSPATIGDNVSLGPGIAMFAVYAGLSQRARWPELADAIAAAGSGNTGPLAAFAAPVLHDSRAQPSRIDATIATRCNDSQTRLSADQLDQVVAGMRGKYPQFGAVVAQQLAWCGPWPVRTEPLPAPGAQGVPPILVAATATDPVTPQVGSTRAADQMPSAVTITWQGAGHGALGVSPCVTDAARAFLVDGKIPADGTLCPA; encoded by the coding sequence GTGCGCCGCCGCCGTACCCGTCTCCTGGCCGCGCTGCTCGTCCTGACCGCGGCCGCGGGCTGCGCCGCCGGGCCGTCGGTGCGCCCGGCGCTGGTCGAGAACGACGGGAAGACGACCGGCGGCACGCCCGCCCGCACGCCCGGCGTCCCGCTGCCGCCGCTGGGCGAACCGCAGTCGCCGACGCTGAAGTGGGCCGACTGCGACGACGACACCCGCCAGCGCATCGGCACCCCCGGCGTCCCGGACACCCTGCACTTCACCTGCGCCCGCGTCACCGCGCCGCTCGACTCGCCCGGCGAGCCGCGGCGGTCGGTGGTGCGGCTGCTGGCACTGAAGGCGGGCAGCGGGCCGGTGCCGCTGGTCGTGGTCAACGACGTCGACGGCGACCCGGGCACCGTGTACGCCGCGCGGCTGGCCGCCACGCTGCCGCCGGCGTTCCTGGAGAAGTTCTCGCTGATCGGCCTGGACCGCCGCGGCACCGGGCTCTCCGGCGCCGCCCAGTGCATCCCGGCCGACATCCGGCCCGACCTCATCGCCGCCGACCCCGCGCAGGGCGGCCTCGGCGACGTGCTGGACGCCGCGCGCAAGGCCGGCCAGCAGTGCGCGATCGAGCTGGACGACTCGCAGACGGCACTGGACAGCTGGCGCGCCGCGGGCGACCTCGACGAGCTGCGCAAGCAGCTGGGCATGGAACGGCTGAGCGCGCTCGGCCACGGCGACGGCTCGAAGGTGCTGGCCGAGTACGCGGTGCGGTTCCCCGGCCAGGTGGGGCGCGTGGTCCTCGACGGCGTGCCCGACCCGGGTGCCGACACGGCCGCCGTCCTCGACGCGGTCGCCGCCGGCGCCCAGTCCACCTGGGAGGCGTTCACGGCGGACTGCGCGTCGCGGCACTGCGCCCTCGGCGACCCCACGGCGGCGCTGACGGCGCTGGCCGACCAGCTGCGGCGCAGCCCGGCGACGATCGGCGACAACGTCAGTCTCGGCCCCGGCATCGCGATGTTCGCTGTCTACGCGGGACTCTCGCAGCGGGCGCGGTGGCCGGAGCTGGCGGACGCGATCGCCGCGGCGGGCTCGGGGAACACCGGCCCGCTGGCCGCGTTCGCGGCGCCGGTGCTGCACGACTCGCGGGCCCAGCCGTCGCGCATCGACGCGACGATCGCGACCCGCTGCAACGACAGCCAGACCCGGCTCTCGGCCGACCAGCTCGACCAGGTGGTGGCCGGGATGCGCGGCAAGTACCCGCAGTTCGGCGCGGTCGTCGCCCAGCAGCTGGCCTGGTGCGGCCCGTGGCCGGTGCGCACCGAGCCGCTGCCGGCCCCCGGCGCGCAGGGTGTCCCGCCGATCCTGGTCGCGGCCACCGCGACCGACCCGGTCACGCCCCAGGTGGGCAGCACCCGCGCGGCCGACCAGATGCCCTCCGCGGTGACGATCACCTGGCAGGGAGCAGGCCACGGCGCCCTCGGCGTCTCCCCCTGCGTCACGGACGCGGCCCGCGCCTTCCTCGTCGACGGCAAGATCCCCGCCGACGGCACCCTCTGCCCCGCGTGA